The following are encoded together in the Fusarium keratoplasticum isolate Fu6.1 chromosome 1, whole genome shotgun sequence genome:
- a CDS encoding Eukaryotic translation initiation factor 3 subunit D, protein MGDSLDYVKICEACPPGDGWGPSVTTETTLNGVPYAPFSKGDKLGRMADWTAEGKDRERGGRAQYNRNFRDQQVYGSSHAVTFNAPPAEDESTFSVVSNVRDSTKTRYGRGAVFTRGRGRGQGQAGGARGGRTQLQRTGAGGRQGYGGYDRGGRSNTGARGRRFGWKDYDKPARNRDASINVKAEWKLLEEIDFNRLAKLNLDTDDGEDIDDYGFLYYYDRSYDKQPVKGAERKLTPIDRAAYNVTTSSDPVIQELAEKDEATIFATDSILSMLMCATRSVYPWDIVISRHGNKVFLDKRDNAALDMVTVNENAIDAPLDAADGSKDTINQPNALAEEATYINHNFANQVVHESDSSKATMAHANPFYNSSEDTDPPASKAYKYRRFDLSTNEEEPVHLIVRTEVDAVQKNAISGDDQLVSIHALNEFDSKAQGSGGALDWRSKLVTQRGAVVATEMKNNSCKLARWTVQSILAKADFMKLGFVSRLNPRSNDKHVVLGVVGWKPRDFANQMNLSLNNGWGIVRTIVDMCLSSPDQEAKFVLVKDPNKSILRLYEVPAGSFDEDDEEEVEEPQGDDE, encoded by the exons ATGGGCGACTCTCTCGACTACGTCAAGATCTGCGAAGCCTGCCCCCCCGGCGACGGATGGGGTCCCTCGGTCACCACCGAGACCACCCTCAACGGCGTGCCCTATGCGCCCTTCTCCAAGGGTGACAAGCTGGGCCGCATGGCTGACTGGACtgccgagggcaaggaccGTGAGCGTGGCGGACGAGCGCAGTACAACAGGAACTTTAGAG ATCAGCAAGTTTATGGCTCCAGCCATGCCGTCACCTTCAATGCTCCTCCCGCCGAGGACGAATCCACCTTCTCCGTCGTCAGCAACGTCCGAGACTCGACCAAGACAAGATACGGCCGCGGTGCCGTCTTCActcgtggccgtggccgtggccaaGGCCAGGCCGGCGGCGCCCGAGGCGGACGGACCCAGCTCCAGAGGACCGGCGCCGGTGGCCGACAGGGCTACGGCGGCTACGACCGGGGCGGCCGGTCCAACACTGGCGCTCGCGGTCGCCGCTTCGGCTGGAAGGACTATGACAAGCCTGCTCGCAACCGCGATGCCAGCATCAACGTCAAGGCCGAGTGGAAGCTgcttgaggagattgactTTAACCGCCTGGCCAAGCTGAACCTCgacaccgacgacggcgaggataTCGACGACTACGGCTTCCTCTACTACTACGACCGCTCCTACGACAAGCAGCCCGTCAAGGGCGCCGAGAGGAAGCTCACCCCCATCGACCGAGCCGCCTACAACGTCACCACCTCTTCCGATCCCGTTATCCAGGAGCTCGCCGAGAAGGACGAGgccaccatctttgccacCGACAGCATCCTCTCCATGCTCATGTGCGCGACCCGCTCCGTGTACCCCTGGGATATTGTCATTTCTCGACACGGCAACAAGGTCTTCCTGGACAAGCGCGATAATGCCGCTCTCGACATGGTGACGGTCAACGAGAACGCCATCGACGCTCCCCTGGATGCCGCCGACGGCAGCAAGGACACCATCAACCAGCCcaacgccctcgccgaggaggccaccTACATCAACCACAACTTTGCCAACCAGGTCGTCCACGAGAGCGACTCGTCCAAGGCCACCATGGCCCACGCCAACCCCTTCTACAACTCCTCCGAGGACACCGACCCCCCTGCCAGCAAGGCCTACAAGTACAGGCGGTTCGACCTGTCGaccaacgaggaggagcccgTCCACCTGATCGTGCGAACCGAGGTCGACGCGGTGCAGAAGAACGCCATCAGCGGCGACGACCAGCTCGTCAGCATCCACGCCCTCAACGAGTTCGACAGCAAGGCCCAGGGCAGCGGCGGCGCCCTCGACTGGCGAAGCAAGCTCGTGACCCAGCGCGGTGCCGTCGTGGCCaccgagatgaagaacaaCAGCTGCAAGCTCGCCCGATGGACGGTGCAGAGCatcctggccaaggccgacttCATGAAGCTTGG TTTCGTCTCTCGTCTGAACCCCCGCTCCAACGACAAGCACGTCGTCCTGGGCGTTGTCGGCTGGAAGCCCCGCGACTTTGCCAACCAGATGAACCTGTCCCTCAACAACGGTTGGGGTATCGTGCGCACCATTGTCGACATGTGCCTGAGCAGCCCCGACCAGGAGGCCAAGTTCGTCCTGGTCAAGGACCCCAACAAGTCCATCCTCCGTCTGTACGAGGTGCCTGCCGGCAGCttcgacgaggacgacgaggaagaggtggaGGAGCCTCAGGGCGACGACGAGTAA
- a CDS encoding PlsC domain-containing protein, translating to MAQSSSTLRNHMRGIVLTAPWVLYLFLADTVLSLLLPLKLFSPRLVYDASSQVARSVWAWIQLIFTRANGAHISISGDALPRGESAIVVSNHVAWSDFYLIQALAMRAGMLGRCRYFAKAQLRFVPFLGWGLWAMGMPLVSRNWLRDKSELDHVFSDMVQKAFPTWLISFSEGTRFTPAKYQESIDFCRLANRRQPRNLLYPRTKGFIATVQHLRQAPHVKAVYDLTIAYQHQGTFQRAPSMWETLSTPGLSEQGGYKFHVHVRRFPIESLPAKDEELAAWLEELWMEKGKILEAQEEQWLDR from the exons ATGGCccagagcagcagcacctTACGCAACCACATGCGAGGCATCGTCCTGACAGCCCCATGGGTTCTGtatctcttcttggccgatACCGTTCTGTCACTTTTGCTGCCGCTGAAACTCTTCTCCCCTCGACTCGTCTACGACGCCTCGTCCCAGGTTGCCCGGTCTGTATGGGCATGGATACAACTCATATTCACACGCGCCAACGGAGCGCACATTTCGATCTCTGGTGATGCCTTACCTCGCGGAGAGTCAGCCATTGTCGTGTCCAACCATGTCGCCTGGTCCGACTTCTATCTTATCCAGGCCCTGGCCATGAGGGCAGGCATGCTTGGCCGGTGTCGCTACTTTGCCAAGGCTCAGCTGCGCTTTGTTCCTTTTCTTGGATGGGGCCTCTGGGCCATGGGCATGCCGCTGGTGAGCCGCAACTGGCTCCGAGACAAGAGCGAGCTTGATCACGTCTTTTCCGACATGGTCCAGAAAGCCTTTCCGACAT GGCTGATCAGTTTCAGCGAGGGCACCCGCTTCACTCCGGCCAAGTACCAGGAGTCGATCGACTTTTGCAGGCTGGCAAATCGGCGGCAGCCCAGGAATCTGCTCTACCCACGCACCAAGGGCTTCATTGCTACGGTCCAGCACCTCCGACAGGCGCCACACGTCAAGGCAGTCTACGACTTGACCATTGCTTATCAGCATCAAGGGACCTTCCAGAGGGCGCCCTCCATGTGGGAGACGTTGAGCACACCAGGACTCAGCGAACAGGGTGGGTACAAGTTCCACGTGCATGTTCGACGTTTCCCCATTGAGTCGCTGCCGGcaaaggacgaggagctggcggcatggctcgaggagctgtggatggagaagggaaagaTTCTCGAGGCGCAGGAGGAGCAATGGCTGGACCGGTAA